The Bos indicus x Bos taurus breed Angus x Brahman F1 hybrid chromosome 25, Bos_hybrid_MaternalHap_v2.0, whole genome shotgun sequence genome has a window encoding:
- the SEPT14 gene encoding septin-14 isoform X1 translates to MVAQKCELLNASALKMLLQSDMAEKPMCPSTQIPDDEDTQKEDNIRCLNMLGHFGFDCLAHQLVDKSVQQGFFFNILCVGETGIGKSTLIDTLFNTSLKDKKSSHFYASVGLKIQTYELQENNVQLKLTVVKTVGYGDQINKEASYQPIVDYLDAQFESYLQEELKIKRSLGNYRDSRVHVCLYFISPTGHSLKSLDILTMKNIDSKVNIIPVIAKADAISKSDLQTFKCAIMNELISNGIQMYQFPTDNETSTHMNSSMNGLLPFAVVGSTEEVKVGKRTVRGRQYPWGILQVENENHCDFVKLRDMLLCTNMEDLKEQTHTRHYERYRRNRLHMMGFTDMGPNNQPVSFQEIYEAKRQELLEQCQREEEELKHKFMQRVKEKETAFKEAEKELQDKFEHLKKVQQEETMRLEEERRQLEEEILELCKMKASSGTLQSQVCTSVKKDKERKK, encoded by the exons CTCCTTCAGTCTGACATGGCAGAAAAACCAATGTGTCCCTCCACACAAATACCCGATGATGAAGATaca caaaaAGAAGATAATATACGTTGCTTAAATATGCTTGgccattttggttttgattgttTGGCTCATCAGTTGGTGGACAAATCCGTTCAACaaggattcttttttaatattctttgtgtgg GGGAAACTGGAATTGGAAAATCAACCTTGATTGACACACTGTTCAATACTAGTTTGAAAGACAAAAAATCTTCACATTTTTACGCAAGTGTTGGACTTAAAATTCAGACATATGAACTCCAGGAAAATAATGTTCAGTTGAAATTAACTGTTGTGAAAACAGTGGGCTATGGTGATCAAATAAACAAGGAAGCCAG ctacCAGCCAATTGTTGACTACCTAGATGCTCAATTTGAGTCCTATCTTCAAGAAGAATTGAAAATTAAACGTTCCTTAGGTAACTACCGTGATTCCCGCGTCCATGTGTGCCTTTACTTCATTTCACCGACAGGACATTCTCTGAAGTCTCTTGATATATTAACCATGAAGAACATTGACAGCAAG GTGAACATTATACCAGTGATTGCCAAAGCAGATGCAATTTCTAAAAGTGATTTACAGACATTTAAGTGTGCGATAATGAATGAATTGATTAGTAATGGCATCCAGATGTATCAGTTCCCAACAGATAATGAAACTAGCACTCACATGAACTCCTCGATGAAT GGCCTCTTACCTTTTGCTGTAGTAGGAAGTACGGAGGAAGTGAAAGTTGGAAAAAGGACAGTCAGAGGACGTCAGTACCCCTGGGGAATTTTACAAG TGGAAAATGAAAACCACTGTGACTTTGTTAAGCTCCGGGATATGCTTCTTTGTACAAATATGGAAGACTTGAAAGAACAGACTCACACTCGGCACTATGAACGTTACAGGCGCAACAGACTTCACATGATGGGATTTACTGATATGGGTCCAAATAACCAGCCAGTTAG ttttcaagAGATCTATGAAGCCAAAAGGCAGGAGCTCTTGGAGCAATGTCAGAGGGAAGAAGAAGAGTTGAAACACAAGTTTATGCAGCgagtaaaggagaaagaaacagcatttaaagaagctgaaaaagag CTACAGGACAAGTTTGAACATCTTAAGAAGGTCCAACAAGAGGAGACAATGAGACTTGAGGAGGAGAGGAGACAACTGGAAGAAGAAATCCTAGAATTGTGTAAAATGAAGGCCTCCTCTGGAACCTTGCAGAGTCAGGTGTGCACCAGTGTGAAGAAGGACAAAGAGCGTAAGAAATAA
- the SEPT14 gene encoding septin-14 isoform X2: MAEKPMCPSTQIPDDEDTQKEDNIRCLNMLGHFGFDCLAHQLVDKSVQQGFFFNILCVGETGIGKSTLIDTLFNTSLKDKKSSHFYASVGLKIQTYELQENNVQLKLTVVKTVGYGDQINKEASYQPIVDYLDAQFESYLQEELKIKRSLGNYRDSRVHVCLYFISPTGHSLKSLDILTMKNIDSKVNIIPVIAKADAISKSDLQTFKCAIMNELISNGIQMYQFPTDNETSTHMNSSMNGLLPFAVVGSTEEVKVGKRTVRGRQYPWGILQVENENHCDFVKLRDMLLCTNMEDLKEQTHTRHYERYRRNRLHMMGFTDMGPNNQPVSFQEIYEAKRQELLEQCQREEEELKHKFMQRVKEKETAFKEAEKELQDKFEHLKKVQQEETMRLEEERRQLEEEILELCKMKASSGTLQSQVCTSVKKDKERKK; the protein is encoded by the exons ATGGCAGAAAAACCAATGTGTCCCTCCACACAAATACCCGATGATGAAGATaca caaaaAGAAGATAATATACGTTGCTTAAATATGCTTGgccattttggttttgattgttTGGCTCATCAGTTGGTGGACAAATCCGTTCAACaaggattcttttttaatattctttgtgtgg GGGAAACTGGAATTGGAAAATCAACCTTGATTGACACACTGTTCAATACTAGTTTGAAAGACAAAAAATCTTCACATTTTTACGCAAGTGTTGGACTTAAAATTCAGACATATGAACTCCAGGAAAATAATGTTCAGTTGAAATTAACTGTTGTGAAAACAGTGGGCTATGGTGATCAAATAAACAAGGAAGCCAG ctacCAGCCAATTGTTGACTACCTAGATGCTCAATTTGAGTCCTATCTTCAAGAAGAATTGAAAATTAAACGTTCCTTAGGTAACTACCGTGATTCCCGCGTCCATGTGTGCCTTTACTTCATTTCACCGACAGGACATTCTCTGAAGTCTCTTGATATATTAACCATGAAGAACATTGACAGCAAG GTGAACATTATACCAGTGATTGCCAAAGCAGATGCAATTTCTAAAAGTGATTTACAGACATTTAAGTGTGCGATAATGAATGAATTGATTAGTAATGGCATCCAGATGTATCAGTTCCCAACAGATAATGAAACTAGCACTCACATGAACTCCTCGATGAAT GGCCTCTTACCTTTTGCTGTAGTAGGAAGTACGGAGGAAGTGAAAGTTGGAAAAAGGACAGTCAGAGGACGTCAGTACCCCTGGGGAATTTTACAAG TGGAAAATGAAAACCACTGTGACTTTGTTAAGCTCCGGGATATGCTTCTTTGTACAAATATGGAAGACTTGAAAGAACAGACTCACACTCGGCACTATGAACGTTACAGGCGCAACAGACTTCACATGATGGGATTTACTGATATGGGTCCAAATAACCAGCCAGTTAG ttttcaagAGATCTATGAAGCCAAAAGGCAGGAGCTCTTGGAGCAATGTCAGAGGGAAGAAGAAGAGTTGAAACACAAGTTTATGCAGCgagtaaaggagaaagaaacagcatttaaagaagctgaaaaagag CTACAGGACAAGTTTGAACATCTTAAGAAGGTCCAACAAGAGGAGACAATGAGACTTGAGGAGGAGAGGAGACAACTGGAAGAAGAAATCCTAGAATTGTGTAAAATGAAGGCCTCCTCTGGAACCTTGCAGAGTCAGGTGTGCACCAGTGTGAAGAAGGACAAAGAGCGTAAGAAATAA
- the LOC113883372 gene encoding olfactory receptor 7A10-like, whose product MYLITIAGNLLIILTTIYDSHLHTPMYFFLSNLSFSDICFTSTTIPKMLLNLYIQNKGITYEGCLTQLYFFILFAELDIFLLSVMAYDRFVAICHPLRYTTKMTPQLCGLLLLASWILSVLDSLLRSLLVLRLSFCTDLEIPHFFCEINQVIQLACSDNLLSIIEMCFATVLMGIIPLSGIVVSYSRIVSSILRITSARGKYKAFSTCGSHLSVVCLFYGTGLGVYLSSATTQNSRTSAIASVMYTVVTPMLNPFIYSLRNKDIKGALESLVTTLAFSE is encoded by the coding sequence ATGTACCTGATAACTATTGCTGGAAACCTGCTCATCATTCTGACCACCATCTAtgactcccacctccacacacccatgtacttcttcctctccaatttGTCTTTTTCAGACATCTGTTTCACCTCTaccaccatcccaaagatgctgcTGAACCTCTACATCCAGAATAAAGGCATCACATACGAAGGCTGCCTCACCCAGCTGTACTTTTTCATCCTTTTTGCAGAACTGGACATTTTCCTCCtctctgtgatggcctatgaccggttCGTAGCCATCTGCCATCCATTGCGCTACACAACCAAGATGACCCCCCAGCTCTGTGGCTTGCTGTTGCTGGCATCTTGGATATTGAGTGTCCTGGACTCTTTGCTACGCAGTTTGCTAGTGTTGCGGCTGTCCTTTTGTACTGACTTGGAGATCCcccatttcttctgtgaaatcaATCAGGTTATCCAACTTGCCTGTTCTGACAATCTTCTCAGTATCATAGAGATGTGTTTTGCCACTGTGCTCATGGGCATTATTCCCCTCTCTGGCATTGTTGTTTCTTATTCTCGGATTGTCTCCTCCATACTGAGGATTACATCAGCAAGGGGGAAGTACAAGGCATTTTCCACCTGTGGGTCTCATCTTTcagttgtttgcttgttttatggCACAGGTCTTGGGGTGTACCTCAGTTCTGCCACTACCCAAAATTCCAGAACCAGCGCAATAGCCTCtgtgatgtacactgtggtcacgCCAATGCTGAATCCATTTATTTACTCTCTGAGGAACAAGGACATAAAGGGGGCTCTGGAAAGTCTTGTCACCACTCTTGCTTTCAGTGAGTGA